The Candidatus Nanosynbacter featherlites DNA window CAAGATGCTGGAAAAAATAAGGAATCAGCCATACGAAGCAAATATGTGCTCAATGACAAGGACTTAGAAAAAATCCGCCAAACGCCGCATGTAAAAACGGTAACACCGGCGTATTCAACTGATGGTGTCGCCTATGCTAAGAGCTCAGCGAATGGTAAGAAATTTGCGCTGACTGTGGCTGTTAAAATGGACAGGACTCGGGCAGAATTGGCGGCGGGGTCACTGGAAGATTTCATGCCAAAGCCGGGTGAGATTATCATCCCGGATGATTATGTGAAGCAGTTGGGCTTTAAGGATGCGCAGTCGGCAATTGGTCAGACGATAACCTTGGGTGTGCGCAGTGCAGCGCAGGGTGGAGACGTTGCCAAAGAGGTGTCGTTCAAGATCGCGGCGGTGGACAAAAAGTCAGACACTGTTTTGTTCTATGAGCCAATGTTGAGAATTTCAACAGCTGATGCTAAGGCTATCTATGAATTTAGCCACGACAAGAGCCAACCGCATCAGTATTCAACGGCGATTGCTATGGTGGATGACGAGAGCAATGTTGATACTGCTAAAGACGTGATCGGCAAAGATTATAATGCATACTCAATTCAGGATATTCGGAAGGCGCTACTAACGATGGTTAATGTAGCGCAGGTGGCGCTGGCGGCATTTGGCGGATTGGCGCTGCTCGCTAGTGTGTTTGGAATTGTGAACACTATGTATATTTCGGTACTGGAGCGAACTAGTCAAATTGGCTTGATGAAAGCGCTCGGGATGCGTGGTCGTGATATTGGTAAGTTGTTCCGCTATGAGGCGGCATGGGTCGGTTTGTTAGGTGGATTGATTGGTGTTGGGCTGGCAAGTTTGGTGACGTTGTTAAACCCTATGATTACTAATGCTTTGGGATTGGGAGCAGGGACAAACCTACTGGTTATCAATCCGCTGCAAATCGGGCTACTGGTATTTGGACTAGTGGTGATGGCGGTAATTTCTGGCTGGCTGCCGAGCCGCAAAGCAACAAAGCTAGACCCAATTGAGGCATTAAGGACTGAATAGGAGAAGTATCATGATTGAACTAAAAAATGTGACGAAGGTTTATGGCAAAAAGAAAAACCAATTTATGGCGCTGAAAAATGTCAGCTTGACCATTCCGACAGGGGCTAGTGTGGCTATCTTAGGTAAATCTGGCTCAGGAAAATCGACGCTGATGCATGCTATATCAGGGTTGGATAAGCCGCAGAAAGGCCAAGTGATTATCGATGGACAAGATATTTTGCAGCTGAAGCCAAAGCGAGTCGATGAGTTTCGCGCCAAGAAAATCGGCTTTATTTTTCAGAGTTTCTTTGTCCAGGGCAATGAGAGTGTGATTGATAATGTCAGTTTGCCGCTGGAAATTGCGCGGGTGCCGCGGAAGAAACGAGTACAGAAAATCAATGCGGCGCTCAAGGCAGTGGACCTGTATGACAAGCGCAAGAACCGTGCTAAGGATTTGTCGGGCGGACAGAAACAGCGCTTGGCCATCGCTCGGGCGATTGTCGGTGATCCGCAAATTATCTTTGCTGACGAACCGACTGGTAATTTGGACAGTGAAACAGGTGCGAAAGTGGAGGAATTGCTGTTTGATTATAATAGGCAAAGGGGTGTAACATTGATCATAGTGACGCATGACGCTGATTTGGCGAAAAAATGTGATCATCAAATTATCATCAAAGACGGTCGGGTTGAGCAATCAACGGTGCCAGGAGGTATAAAGCATGGACGTTAGTGCTTACGCGGAGAGCCTGGCGATTCAGCTGCGTAAAGGCTTTCTGGTGTACTGCGTACTGTTAGTGTGTGCTAAACAACCGCAGTACACTGGTGATATCGTCAAGCAACTGAGCGATTCGGACTTGATGGTAGTGGAAGGCACGATTTATCCACTACTGAGTCGTTTACAAAAATATGGCTACCTTAAGCACGAATGGCAGGAAAGCGAACAAGGACCGCCGCGCAAATATTATTCACTTACTGACACTGGCGCGCAGCTAGTGGATGAATTGAAAGATCGTATAAAAATGTTGAACACTTCGCTAAAAAATCTTGAGAAAGGAGCAAAGCGATGAAAGAAATAACCAGAATCCATTTGGCAAAAACGCCGTTTAGCGTGGAGGTTGATGCCAAAAAATCGTTGGAACAATACCTTGATTCAATTCAGAAAAATATGCACGCGGAGCCAGAGGCTATGCGCGAAATTGAGGCGCGAATGGTGGAGCTTTTGGCGGAACGTGGCGTGTCGAAGGACGGTGTCATTAGCCACGATGATGTTTTGGCGGTGCAAAAACAAATGGGTGAACCACAGGATTTTGCTGATGGTGAAGCGCCAGAGATGAGTGACGATGCAGCTGAGGCCAGTGCAAGCAAGCCGACCAAGCGATTGATGCGCGATCCAGATAACGCAATTTTGGGTGGCGTGTGTGCTGGGATCGCTGCCTACTGGGGGATTAATCCTTTGTGGGTACGCTTGTTGTTCATTTTTTCACCATTTATCACTTTTGGTACCTCGCTACTGATTTACATTGTATTGTGGATCAGTATGCCAGAAGCACAAACGGCAGCTGAAAAATTACAGATGCGGGGAGAAGAGGTGACGCTGGATAGTCTGAAAAATTTTTCTTTCACCGATAATAAAAAGACCCAGGTGAAAAACACGTTCATCAAAGTCTCGCAGGTATTTGTTTCACTTATGTTAATCATGATCACCTTTGGATTATTAGTCGCTGTACCAGTGGGGTTATTTGCTGGTGTAAGTGTCATTAGCTGGATGGATGGTTTTTCCGCACAGCCGTGGGCTTTAGGTCTATTAATTTCTGCACTTGTTGGCGGTGCTGCTGCGGTGACGCTGTTTGGCGTGTTGACGGCTAGCGCAATCAAGTGGAAGTTTACGCGAACGGCATTGATTGCGGTGGTGATTAGTACTGTTATTGGGGCATTTTGTATCTCAAGCTCGGCGATCTTTGGCACGCAAACCTTGCGAGAGCTGGCGCGGGATGAAGAGCGTTTGACAAAAACAATGACCGTGGAGCTACCAAAGAATCTTGAAGGCGTTAAATATGCTGATGTAACCAGTAATGGCCTGGTTGACAGGCAAGCCATATCATCTCAAGAAACCAAAGTTGAAGTAAAATATTTCTCACGTAAAGATGGTAAGGCACCAAAAGTACAAGCTGTTGTAGAAGGTGACACGCTTAAAATCAATATTGAACATGATTCGCAGTTATCTTGTTTGAATGAATCATTCTTCTGGGGTGTCCACTGCGGTGGTATCACAAGGGTTACTGTGTATGGATCGTTGCAATTGAAACCGGGGGACCAAGGCTCTGGTGACATTATTCCATACCCAGGTTCATCACGAACCAATGGCGCATTTTTGTAGAGAATCAACGGTTTGCTATAATAAACTCTATGAATATAAGTTGGTGGCAGGCAATTGTGCTAGGAATTATTGAGGGAATTACCGAATTCTTACCTATTTCTAGCACAGGCCATCTGACCATTGCTGAGAAATTGATGGGTATGCCTCTTGATGACGAGGGTCTGATTGCTTTTACGGCGATTATTCAGATTGGGGCTATAGCGGCGGCGATTATTTATTTTTGGCAGGATATTCAGCGAGTGTTGATCGCGTGGTGGCGTGGTTTGTGGTGGAAACGGGCACGACGGAAATTTGACTACAAGTATGGGTGGGCGATCATCATTGGTTCAGTGCCAATCGCGGTAGTGGGGCTGGTGTTCAAAGATGAAATTGAGACGGTACTGCGTAGTTTATGGTTCGTAGCTGGTGCGTTGATCGTCTGGAGTGGCGTGATGTGGCTGGCTGATAACTATGCCACTGCCAAACGCGTTGAAAAGGATACGACATGGAAAGACACGCTCGTTATTGGTTTAGGTCAATGTCTGTCGTTAATTCCCGGCGTGAGTCGATCTGGTGCCACGATATCAGTGGGGTTGTTGCGCGGGTTTGACCGAGTGACGGTGACGAAATTGAGTTTTTTCCTGGGGATTCCAGCGTTGGTGGCAGCGGGACTGTTGGAAGTCGTGACTAAATACAAGCATATTTCCGGCGGCGTTGGCTGGACGTCAACCATCATCGCGACGGTGGTTTCATTTGGCGTGGGTTACGTGGCAGTCGCATGGCTACTTAAATTCGTCCAAAACAATAACTTTCGCTCATTCATCGTCTACCGATTTGTGTTAGGATTGCTGTTGATGGTGCTACTGGGCGCGGGCATAATCTCTCACGTTTAAGCCAAAATTGGTATATAATGAGGGCATGCTAGACATCAAATTTATTCGAGAACATGCTGATTTGGTGCAAAAATCGGCAAATGATAAGGGATATGCCGTTGATATTGCGACATTGTTGCAATTGGATGACGAGCGCCGCGATTTACAAAAACAAGTTGAGGCACTGCGTGAACATCGAAATACAATTTCAGCGAAGATGAAAGGCGGCCGTCCAGATCAGGAGCTGATCGACCAGGGCAAGCAGCTGAAAATTGAGTTAGCAGAACGTGAGAGTTACCTGAAATCCACCGAGGAAAAAGTAGCCGCAATTCTGAAAAACGTGCCAAACATCACCTTTGATGATGTGCCGCTTGGCGGTGAGGAAGACTCGGTTGAGATAAAGGAGTACGGTGAGCATAAAACGAGCGCCAAGGATCATTTGGACTATGCTGTCAGTCGCGGTTGGGTTGATTTTGAGCGCGGTGCAAAAGTAGCTGGCGCGAAGTTTTACTATCTCAAGGGCGACCTGGCGCTGTTGGAAAATGCCGTGACGCAGTTTGCGCTGGATTATGTGACGAAGCAGGGCTTTACGTTCATGACTGTGCCGCACATGGTGAATTTGCGCACAGCTGAGGGCGCTGGCTTTACGCCAAAAGGTGAGGGTAGTAATGAATATGTGGTCGAGGGTGAGGATTTGACGCTGATTGGGACGGCGGAAATGCCGCTGACTGGCTATCACGCTGATGAGATTTTGGACGAGAAAGATTTGCCGCTGCTGTATACGGGATATAGCCCGTGCTACCGTAAAGAGGCGGGCACATATGGCAAGCACACACGCGGATTGTTCCGAGTGCACCAATTTAACAAATTGGAAATGTATGCCTTTTGTCTGCCAGAACAGTCCAAGGAGATTCATGAAAAAATCCTCAGTGTTGAGGAAGCGCTGTGGCAGCAAATTGGTATTTCGTACCACGTGGTGAATATCGCGGCGGGCGACTTGGGTGCGCCAGCTGCCAAAAAGTATGACATTGAATATTGGTCACCGGTCGATCAGACTTACCGCGAGCTGACCAGCTGCTCAAATTGTACGGACTATCAAGCGCGCGGTTTGAACATTCGGGTGCGGCGAGCGGACGGTAGCATTGAGTCGGTCCATACTTTGAATGGTACGGCAGTTTCGTTGGCGCGGTCATTGGTGGTGATTTTGGAAAACTTCCAGAACGAGGACGGCAGTTTGACAGTGCCAGAAGTGTTGCGACCGTATATGGGTGGACGTGAGCGAATTTAGTAACATACATGGTATAATGTAGGTATAACGAAGGAGGGATATGATTACCAATCTGACAATCACTGGTGTAAAGTACGAACTGAACGACACGACCAAACGGTATATTGAGAAAAAAATTGGTCCATTGGATCGGTTTTTGCCACGTCACGCTCGTAAAAGCGTTACGGCAGATGTGAAGATTAAGCAAATTGATAACCCTGGCGGCAACAAATATGAGGTTGAAGTTATCATCAATGTCCCAGACAAGGTCATCACTGCAAAAGACTCAACAATGAACGTGTTGGCGGCTGTGGACATCGTCGAGACCAAATTGAACGGTCAGTTGCGTCGCTACAAGGACGATACGTTGGCTCACGTTGGCCGTAGTCGTGGTGTGTTGGCGAAGTTTAAGCGCAGTTTCCGCCGCGGGTGAATTGTTTAGTATCGCTAAAATCAGAAAACACCATATATATGGTGTTTTCTCTTTAATTTTAGGTCAAAAAGGGTTACAATAGAAAGAGTTTTGAAAATGTCCGAAAGCGAGGGAGTTTTAAGGTTATGGCAATGACACAACAAAAAGCGCTGAGTAAAGTTTTTGGTGATCCGCAGAAGAAGATTTTGAAGCGGCTGGAAAAGCGTGTTGCAGTAATTAACGGTTTGTCTGGAAAGTATGAAAAACTGTCAGATGAGGAATTGCAGGCGCAGACAGAAGCGCTGAAAAAACGGCTGACGAAGAAGAATGTAACGCTGGATACGATTTTGCCAGATGCCTTTGCAGTGGCGCGTGAGGCGGCCAAGCGTGTCATCGGTGAGCGTCCGTATGATGTTCAGCTGATCGGTGGTATGGCGCTCCACGAGGGTAACGTGGCTGAGATGAAGACTGGTGAAGGTAAAACCTTGGTGGCGACGCTGCCGACCTATCTCAACGCGCTGGAAGGCAAGGGTGTTCACGTGGTGACCGTCAACGATTATCTGGCGCAGCGTGACGCTGGCTGGATGGGACAGGTGTATGACTTTTTGGGCTTGACAACTGGCGTGATTATCAACGAAGCATCGTTTGTCTATGATAAAGACTATGACAATGAGCATCACGACGATCCACGCATGCGCAAACTCCGCCCAGTTACGCGTAAAGAGGCCTACGCGGCAGACATTACCTATGGCACGAACAACGAGTTTGGTTTTGACTATCTACGCGACAACATGGTGAATGACGTCGCCTTGCTCAGGCAGCGAGAACTGAACTTTGCTATCGTTGACGAGGTGGACTCCATTCTGATCGACGAAGCGCGTACGCCGCTGATCATCTCGGCGCCAGCAGCGGAAAACCCGGACAACTACTACACCTTTGCCAAAGTTGCCAGTAAATTAGTGCCAGACGACTATGTTTTGGATGAAAAGCGCCGCAGTGTGGCCTTGACCGACGAGGGCGTGGAAAAAGTCCAAAAACTGCTGGGTATAAAAAATTTGTACACGCCAGACCACGTGCGCAGTGTGTATCATATGGACCAGGCGCTACGAGCACAAACATTGTTCAAGCGCGACAAAGATTATGTGGTGACCAATGATGGCGAAGTGATTATCGTCGATGAGCACACCGGTCGTTTGATGCAAGGACGTCGCTACAACGAAGGTTTGCACCAGGCAATTGAGGCCAAAGAAGGCGTGCCGGTACTAGAAGAAAGTATGACGCTAGCGACCATTTCGTTCCAGAATTATTTCCGTTTGTACAATAAACTTTCCGGTATGACTGGTACGGCATTTACCGAGGCGGAAGAGTTTCAACAAATTTATTCACTAGATGTTATCCAGATTCCGCCGAACAAGCCAGTGATTCGCGACGATAAAGAAGACCTGATTTTCAAGACCGAAAAGGGCAAGCTGAAAGCAGTGGCCGAAGCCATCAAAGAGTATCACAAGCAAGGCCGGCCAGTGCTGGTTGGTTCTGGCTCGATTGCCAAGAATGAGCAGATTGCCAAATATCTGGAAAAAGAAGGTATCAAGTTTGAGATTTTGAACGCTAAGAACAATGAGCGCGAGGCGGCTATCATTGAAAAGGCTGGTGAAAAGGGCGCGATTACACTGGCGACAAACATTGCTGGGCGTGGTACCGACATTAAGCTCGGCAAGGGTGTCAAGGAGTTGGGCGGCCTGGTGGTGATCGGCTCGGAGCGCCACGAGTCACGACGCATCGACAATCAGCTGCGCGGTCGTGGCGGTCGTCAGGGCGATCCAGGCGAGACGCAGTTCTACGTGTCGACCGAAGATGATTTGATGCGAATTTTCCAGGGCGAGCGCATCGCGGCGTTGATGGACCGGCTGGGCGTCGACGAAGAAACGCCAATTCAAAACCGCGCTGTGTCCAAGACATTGGAAGCAGCCCAGAAGCGTGTCGAAGGCTACAACTTTGATACGCGCAAAAATGTTGTTCAGTATGACAACGTCATCAATCGTCACCGTCGCGTGGTGTATGTCATGCGCCGCAAGATTTTGGAAGGCGATAATATTAAGCCGGAGATTGAACGCTTGCTCAAAGAAAAAGTGAACGATTCGACACAGCTGCCGCTCAAGAATAATCCTAATTTTGTGAAAGAATTTACTGCAGTTATCCCAGTTGACGAGGGCGCCCTGGTAAAGGCTGGTTCAGAGAAGAAAGATAAATCTCGCGTCCAAAAGGTGATGAAGCTGGCGCGTGAAGCGTATGCGGCGAAAGAGGAAGAAATTGGTGACGAAAACTTGCGTGGTGTTGAGCGAGAAGTCTACATGGCAGTGCTCGATACCTTGTGGATGCAGCACTTGGAAAACATGCAGCACCTACGCGAAGGCATTCATTGGCGCAGCGTTGGTCAGCGTGATCCATTGGTTGAGTATCGGTCAGAGTCACAAAAATTGTTCACGAGTTTGCAGAACAATTTGCGAGACGAAGTCTTGAGTACCATCTTCCGGGTACGCAAAGCTGACGCAACAGTGCAGCAATCACAAGATGATGAATACGACACTGAGCTCACTCGACTCGCTGAAACTGCTGTCGAGAAAGGTGTCAATGAGATCACATCTGGCGAAAAGAACCGCGATGATGATTTCTCAGTCAAAAAGGCCAAAACTGCTTCTGAAGCAAATCGCGCCAAAAATGCAGCGCGCAAGAAGAAAAAAGCACAGCGCCAAAACCGCAAAAAGAATCGGAAATAATCCATGAAGCACACAGTTGAAGAAGTACGACTAAAGAACGGTGCTCGGGGTTTGTTGATTGATGTGCCAGACGCTACGGTGATGAGCTTTCAGTTTCATTTTCGGGCGGGCAGCCGTTACGTGCGCGACAAAGACATCTATGAGACGGCGCACATCATGGAGCACATGTCATTTGGTGCTAATGAAAAATTCCGTTCACAGGCATTGTATGACCAAGAATTCGTCAAAAACGGCGCGTATTATAACGCCTATACGACAGAATATTCCATGGGGTATGAAGCATTTTGTGCTGATTTTGAATGGGACAGGGTGTTGGAATTGCAGCGGTTGGCTATCACGGTACCGCGTTTTAATGCCGAAGAATTGGAGGCTGAGAAGGGCAATGTGCGCTCGGAGCTGACAGGCTATCTGAACAATCACAACCGAGTGATGTGGCCACGGGTACAACAGGCGTTGGGTGAAGATATTTTGACGTACAATCAGCGACTCAAGACGATTGCTAACGTGACGTTGAAAGATATCAAAGAACACCACCGTCGAACACACACTTTGAAGAATATGCGCTTTGTGATCGCTGGTAAAATGACGGGGCGCAAGTCGCGCATCAAAGAGGCGCTGGAGGCTTGGCAATTGGAAGAGGGCGAACGCTTTGAAATTCCTAAGGACAATCTACACAGCGCCGGACCTCTGTTGATCAGGCGTAAAGAAGCTTCCAATCTGACATTTGGTTGGTCGATGATCGTGCCTCGTGAGATTAGCAATTCTGAAGCTGATGCCATGGGCTGTTTGAATCACATTTTGACTGGGACGTTTAATTCTCGCATTTTCGGGGCGGCCCGCAAGCGAGGACTGGCGTATAGCATTTTTAGTGATACTTCGGTTGGATTTTATGACTCGGCATGGGATTTTACCGGTCAGGTCAACTTGGAGACGGCCGAAGAGCTGTTTGATATCATCGTCAGTGAATTAAAGCGTGTGCTAAACGGTAAAATTTCCGCTGAAGATATCGAAAGTGCCAAGTCCTACTCTTTGGGGCGTTACCAAATGGGCGCGCAGACCGTTTCTCAGATCAGTAATTTTTATACCGGTCGCTATTTCTCAGATGATTTCGTGAAGGATTATACTGGGGTGCCAGCAGCGATTTTGGCAGTGACTGATGGAAAAATTGTGCAAGTGGCGCGTGAATTTTTCCAGGCTAACACCTGGGTGTTGGCTGGGGTGAGCTGTGGTGAAAAAGAACTACTGGAACGTATCCAAGAAAAGCTGGGAGCATTGTTCTAAGATGAAAATTGTTATTGCAGGATATGACGTAGAAGGTAGGTCGAGCTACGCGTATTTTCAGCGCAAGTTTCCAGACACACAGTTGATGATAGTGGATGAACGAGAACTACGTGACGTACCAGCGGGTGCGGAGGTTTGCACTGGTGCAGGGGTATTTTCTGATCAGTTTTATGACGTTGATATGGTAGTGAGAACGGCTGGATTGCCGCCAAGCCGTATCAAGACCAGTGGTACTATATGGTCGGCGACCAATGAGTTTTTCGCACAGTGTTCAGCGTCCATCATCGGCGTGACGGGGACAAAAGGTAAGGGGACGACTTGTAGTTTGATCACTAGTATACTGCGTGCTGCTGGCAAAACAGCCCATCTTGTTGGGAATATTGGTGTTCCATCGTTGGACGTGCTGCCACAGATTCAGCCAGATGATATCGTGGTGTATGAATTGAGCAGTTTTCAGTTGTGGGATTTGGAAAAATCTCCGCACGTTGCAGTCGTCTTGATGATTGAGCCAGACCATCTGGACAGGCACGATGATTTTGCTGATTATCTTGATGCAAAATCGCATATTGCCAAATTTCAAACGGCTCAAGATATCCTCATTTACAACAGGAATAATCAGTTTAGCCAGCAGATCGCTGCCAAGTCACCAGCGCGTCAGTTGTCATATCCGATTGATTTGTCAACGGACATGCAGCAAGCACTCAAATTGCCAGGCGTGCACAACCAGGAAAATGCTAGCGCGGCAGTGTTGGTAGCTAAGACGGTGATGCCGGAGTTGTCAGATGACGTGATTTGTCGGGGGCTTGCCGGTTTTACGGGCTTGCCACATCGGCTCAAGTTTGTGGCAGAAAAACGAGGAGTGAAGTTTTATGATGATAGCATCTCGACGACGCCAGGCAGTGCGGTGGCTGCATTGCGGTCATTTCAGCAGCCAAAGGTGATGCTCCTTGGTGGAGCAGACAAAGGCGGTGATTACACGGAGTTGGCCGAGGAATTAGCACGCTCACAGTCACTAAGAGGTGTTATTGTCAGTGGCGGCAATGCTGATGATATTGCAAAAGCGTTGCAAAAAGCTGGTTTGCCAGATGCGACGATAGTGCAAAAAGGCGTGATACCGATGACCGAAGTTGTGTGGTATGCCCTCGATATTGCTCAACCGGGAGATGTTGTAATTTTGAGTCCAGCTGCCGCTAGCTTTGACCAGTACGCAAACTACACAGCCCGTGGCGAAGCCTTTGTTGAGGCTGTCGCGGAGTTATAAGACACGGATCTGATGGTATAATGGGTTCTATGCAGCCATTGAAAAAACGGGTCCAATCTCTTCGCAGTGAAGTCATGCAGGCTAAACAAGCATTGCAGTTTGATGCGCTTGCTGAAGAATTGGCAGTACTAGAAGAGCAATTAAATCAGCCCGAGATTTGGAATAACCCCGACCATGCTCAGTCAGTCGCCAAAAAGGTAGCCGCGTTGCGTCAAACGGTGCAGCCGTGGCAGGTGTTGGGTGTTCAACTGGATGATTTGCTGGAACTCATGGAGCTGGGGGATGATGATTTGTTGGACGAGTTTACCAAGCAAATAGATGCTCTGGAGACGGAATTCTCGGCCCGCAAGACAGATCTATTGTTTAGCGGGAAATATGATGGTCGTGAGGCGGTGGTTCGCATCTCGGCAGGTGTTGGTGGCTTGGATGCTCAAGATTTTGCGCAGATGCTGGAGCGTATGTATTTGCGGTGGGCGGAACGATCTGGCATGAAAACTGATGTTTTGGAGCGGTCTGCGAATGATGATGGTGGTTTGAAAACCGTTGTGTTGGAAATATCGGGACCGTTTGCGTATGGTAAATTGCGCTCAGAAAATGGCGTGCATCGTTTGGTGCGACTCAGTCCGTTTAATGCTGATAATTTGCGCCAGACTAGCTTTGCGTTGGTTGAGGTGCTGCCAAAAATTGATACACCAGACGAAGTGGACATTGACCCGAGTGATCTAAAAATAGATGTTTACCGTAGTGGTGGCAAGGGTGGACAGGGAGTGAATACGACCGACTCAGCGGTTCGTGTCACGCACGTGCCGACGGGAATTGTAGTGGCGATTCAAAATGAGCGAAGTCAGATTCAAAACAAAGAAACTGCGTTGAAAATTTTGCGCTCAAAATTACTGGCAATGCAACTGGAACAGCACGCGGACAATTTGTCGGACCTTAGGGCTGGTGAATCAGCTAACTGGGGCAGTCAAATACGAAATTATGTGTTGCATCCGTACACCCTGGTTAAAGATACTCGGACCAAACATGAAGACCGAGATACGCAGGGTGTGCTAGACGGTAAGATTGATGATTTTATGACGGCATTTCTTAGTCAAAATGCGTCGAAAGACGAATAATATTTAGCTACCAAATATCCTTGACTTTTTAGCAATCAAGTGCTATCATTTGAATATGAAGGTGTTGGATTTTCAAAAGGTTCAGGAAATTGATTCTCACATTCAAGATTTGCTGAGTGAGTTGAGCACGCTCTACCGAGAGCGCAATGAGATTTTTTCTGGTGCAGACAAGGAAACCAAAGCAAAGAAGAATCGTCGTATTGCAAAGCAGTCAACGAACACTTTGGAAAACCTGGATTTTTCGACATTTGACTTGAGCCTCAAAGACTAGGTGAAAGCAGAAGCATTATATTCGCGCTTTTTGATAAAAAGTGTTACACTAATACAGTATGATTCTGTTGGATAGGGTTACAAAGAGTTACACCAAAACAGGCAAGCCTGCCATCAATCGCGTCAGCGTGCATGTGAAGGCCGGGGAGTTTGTCATTTTGGTTGGTACGAGCGGTGCTGGTAAATCAACATTGTTGAAATTATTAACGCGTGAAGAAAAGCCTTCAAGTGGCAAGATTGTTGTTGGTGGTATTGATTACGACACGCTCAAAGACAAGCACATTCCGTTATTGCGTCGAAAAATTGGTGTTGTATTCCAGGATTTTAAACTGCTACCAAACCGAACGGTGTTTGAGAATGTGGCCTTTGCGCTGGAGATTGCCGGGATGACTAACCGTGAGATCAAGTCGACCGTGCCAAAAGTCATTGAACTAGTCGGACTCAAAGGCAAAGAAAAGAACTTCCCACATCAGCTATCTGGTGGTGAGCGCCAGCGAGTGGCGATCGCCAGAGCAGTGGTGCGCCAGCCAAAGATATTGATCGCTGATGAGCCGACGGGTAACCTTGACCCTAAGCACAGTTGGGATATCGTGCGGCTGCT harbors:
- a CDS encoding ABC transporter ATP-binding protein, whose amino-acid sequence is MIELKNVTKVYGKKKNQFMALKNVSLTIPTGASVAILGKSGSGKSTLMHAISGLDKPQKGQVIIDGQDILQLKPKRVDEFRAKKIGFIFQSFFVQGNESVIDNVSLPLEIARVPRKKRVQKINAALKAVDLYDKRKNRAKDLSGGQKQRLAIARAIVGDPQIIFADEPTGNLDSETGAKVEELLFDYNRQRGVTLIIVTHDADLAKKCDHQIIIKDGRVEQSTVPGGIKHGR
- the hpf gene encoding ribosome hibernation-promoting factor, HPF/YfiA family; protein product: MITNLTITGVKYELNDTTKRYIEKKIGPLDRFLPRHARKSVTADVKIKQIDNPGGNKYEVEVIINVPDKVITAKDSTMNVLAAVDIVETKLNGQLRRYKDDTLAHVGRSRGVLAKFKRSFRRG
- a CDS encoding PspC domain-containing protein — translated: MKEITRIHLAKTPFSVEVDAKKSLEQYLDSIQKNMHAEPEAMREIEARMVELLAERGVSKDGVISHDDVLAVQKQMGEPQDFADGEAPEMSDDAAEASASKPTKRLMRDPDNAILGGVCAGIAAYWGINPLWVRLLFIFSPFITFGTSLLIYIVLWISMPEAQTAAEKLQMRGEEVTLDSLKNFSFTDNKKTQVKNTFIKVSQVFVSLMLIMITFGLLVAVPVGLFAGVSVISWMDGFSAQPWALGLLISALVGGAAAVTLFGVLTASAIKWKFTRTALIAVVISTVIGAFCISSSAIFGTQTLRELARDEERLTKTMTVELPKNLEGVKYADVTSNGLVDRQAISSQETKVEVKYFSRKDGKAPKVQAVVEGDTLKINIEHDSQLSCLNESFFWGVHCGGITRVTVYGSLQLKPGDQGSGDIIPYPGSSRTNGAFL
- a CDS encoding PadR family transcriptional regulator, with the protein product MDVSAYAESLAIQLRKGFLVYCVLLVCAKQPQYTGDIVKQLSDSDLMVVEGTIYPLLSRLQKYGYLKHEWQESEQGPPRKYYSLTDTGAQLVDELKDRIKMLNTSLKNLEKGAKR
- a CDS encoding ABC transporter permease, with amino-acid sequence MRRIDIIKRAGRNLRQSKGRTILTSLAISVGAFTIGLALMAGEGGRLYTNSIVDAAGDKKVIMVAKKIEAEKKDQLPEYGNSEQDAGKNKESAIRSKYVLNDKDLEKIRQTPHVKTVTPAYSTDGVAYAKSSANGKKFALTVAVKMDRTRAELAAGSLEDFMPKPGEIIIPDDYVKQLGFKDAQSAIGQTITLGVRSAAQGGDVAKEVSFKIAAVDKKSDTVLFYEPMLRISTADAKAIYEFSHDKSQPHQYSTAIAMVDDESNVDTAKDVIGKDYNAYSIQDIRKALLTMVNVAQVALAAFGGLALLASVFGIVNTMYISVLERTSQIGLMKALGMRGRDIGKLFRYEAAWVGLLGGLIGVGLASLVTLLNPMITNALGLGAGTNLLVINPLQIGLLVFGLVVMAVISGWLPSRKATKLDPIEALRTE
- the serS gene encoding serine--tRNA ligase gives rise to the protein MLDIKFIREHADLVQKSANDKGYAVDIATLLQLDDERRDLQKQVEALREHRNTISAKMKGGRPDQELIDQGKQLKIELAERESYLKSTEEKVAAILKNVPNITFDDVPLGGEEDSVEIKEYGEHKTSAKDHLDYAVSRGWVDFERGAKVAGAKFYYLKGDLALLENAVTQFALDYVTKQGFTFMTVPHMVNLRTAEGAGFTPKGEGSNEYVVEGEDLTLIGTAEMPLTGYHADEILDEKDLPLLYTGYSPCYRKEAGTYGKHTRGLFRVHQFNKLEMYAFCLPEQSKEIHEKILSVEEALWQQIGISYHVVNIAAGDLGAPAAKKYDIEYWSPVDQTYRELTSCSNCTDYQARGLNIRVRRADGSIESVHTLNGTAVSLARSLVVILENFQNEDGSLTVPEVLRPYMGGRERI
- a CDS encoding undecaprenyl-diphosphate phosphatase; translated protein: MSWWQAIVLGIIEGITEFLPISSTGHLTIAEKLMGMPLDDEGLIAFTAIIQIGAIAAAIIYFWQDIQRVLIAWWRGLWWKRARRKFDYKYGWAIIIGSVPIAVVGLVFKDEIETVLRSLWFVAGALIVWSGVMWLADNYATAKRVEKDTTWKDTLVIGLGQCLSLIPGVSRSGATISVGLLRGFDRVTVTKLSFFLGIPALVAAGLLEVVTKYKHISGGVGWTSTIIATVVSFGVGYVAVAWLLKFVQNNNFRSFIVYRFVLGLLLMVLLGAGIISHV